From the Paenibacillus sp. FSL H8-0548 genome, one window contains:
- a CDS encoding Ger(x)C family spore germination protein has product MRTLHVLVMLFLVFPILSGCWDRLELNDWAFVQAAGIDLTDDGRIRLTTQIYKPGGTQAQELSPGKSSSFFNITSESSTVFGASLRIDNELGRKLQWSHMEALLVGENFSRKRNIGDVLDFFSRSNEPKSSISIIITKGDAYNYLSKLPFIDNNAGQQLSSSIKTTEEQSGLSNSVSLTDLSIYAKQPSATFLMPLVYSTADQMLPPSNTTAIFRFPEGKLLRIVPSSKSPYLLMLRNQFRSGIINIPCPNNKTGGFSSESFKILRLETNLSPRIINGNVTLDIKVFASGSVMELTCSQLTTGEETNRFTEQVERILKKKLEETMRFILAEKTDVIDVSARLHRYHNRLWKKWEQDWPERFSKSNFTIETDVQLIHTGIDSGQPFTSSLQ; this is encoded by the coding sequence ATGAGAACCCTTCATGTGCTCGTCATGCTTTTCCTAGTGTTTCCTATATTGAGTGGCTGCTGGGACAGGCTGGAGCTCAACGATTGGGCGTTTGTACAAGCAGCAGGCATCGATCTTACCGACGACGGACGAATCCGGCTGACGACTCAAATCTACAAGCCAGGCGGAACGCAAGCTCAGGAACTTTCTCCAGGAAAGAGCTCCTCCTTCTTCAATATAACAAGTGAGAGCTCCACAGTGTTTGGCGCTTCGCTTCGCATAGACAACGAGCTTGGCCGAAAGCTGCAATGGAGCCATATGGAAGCTTTATTAGTAGGTGAGAACTTCTCCAGAAAAAGAAACATTGGAGACGTGCTTGATTTTTTCTCCCGCTCCAATGAACCAAAGAGCTCCATATCTATCATCATCACAAAAGGCGATGCCTATAACTACTTATCGAAACTGCCTTTCATAGATAACAATGCCGGGCAGCAGCTCTCCTCCAGCATCAAAACAACCGAAGAGCAATCCGGTTTATCAAATAGCGTATCCTTAACGGATCTGAGTATTTACGCCAAGCAGCCAAGCGCTACTTTTCTAATGCCTCTCGTTTATTCTACAGCTGATCAGATGCTGCCGCCTTCGAATACGACGGCAATATTCCGTTTTCCCGAGGGAAAGCTTCTTCGGATCGTGCCCAGCAGTAAATCTCCCTATTTGCTGATGCTTAGAAATCAATTTCGCAGCGGCATAATCAACATCCCTTGCCCAAACAATAAAACGGGAGGCTTTAGTAGTGAATCCTTCAAGATCCTTAGATTGGAAACCAATCTCTCGCCTCGAATCATTAACGGGAATGTGACACTGGATATAAAGGTATTCGCATCAGGAAGCGTAATGGAATTAACATGCTCGCAGCTTACTACTGGAGAGGAAACCAATCGCTTTACTGAGCAGGTTGAGCGGATTCTAAAGAAGAAACTTGAAGAAACGATGCGATTTATCTTGGCGGAGAAAACCGATGTCATTGATGTAAGCGCAAGGCTTCATCGTTACCATAATAGACTATGGAAGAAGTGGGAGCAGGATTGGCCCGAGCGCTTCAGCAAAAGCAATTTCACCATTGAAACAGATGTCCAGCTTATCCATACCGGAATTGATTCCGGACAACCTTTCACCTCCTCACTCCAATAG
- a CDS encoding S-layer homology domain-containing protein, translating into MKRRLKKYMSVLLTVSMVFMLMPSVVLGAEEAGSTTPIALTQVGDVLDFEDGDLAGIVTDAPGTTGPGSVTVANFESKALRVQPPSSGGASYWWTLPLDSGEYDLTGKDQVEVTFDWWVDITRPSANSLDVRLNNGADQVVTLRTAGGGTNANSPATISYYTGNMAASNVPATGTATTALTGVPRLTKLSVIINVDLLAQEALISVTDGGSRAYTTPQPIAIDSGKLTSLSIGASRANGQNWARFNAVAGVDWDEDTYGMRVDNIQFKAASSGDVKPIINPSEITLSPTSANLEYGEGSLADKHSATFSAVVLPVNASDRTFTWSISDESIATIAVNEDSSVTVTGVGAGVATLTAVSNMDGSITGSVSINVQYIPPITEPTPDFSALLAEGYTQEFGSNFDGDDATPLWIFAGGSYHTLAREDAPQVNNYFRFDASGSGNRGGKGDLPQAVFGSKVYANFDWKVPAVTTAQNTFNLSFQDGASVLLSLRTGTYNGARTIGAFAGALPGPTGTDPAYFWSNDRYHAFTYNEVNIWYTVGVEFDFDTMIATVSLVPRDDAEAEPSVLTIPFEGIQISSFVLTGERAAGNNVNVVDNGVDNFYFFTKPLSPDTISEVLPYDFLSERPATADNNTWQSWFKTVYIGQLTDEAGLNLPATVNVKVAGGTTESVGVTWELTEVPWSTTAAELVYDPNKQGVFSYVGTLTSVPDVAVNRMGVKAKLYIENRHGDKITSKPFSMEWLDRGVVAVPENSGQGILVTWRLLASEYNKGLTFNVYRNGDRVNTSPVATLDYVDADGNTGDIYVVETVSTGETSKPATAWANNYIDIPMQRPADRPNPALAYGATSNADPITYTANDTSVADVNGDGQYEILVKWYPSQAQDPGLANRHTGETIFDAYTLEGKLLWRINLGINIVSSAHHSAFNFYDLDQDGKAEFSIKTADGTRGYLPKADGTIDDLTDTPAWVLGDPEAVWVGGLQNPANDNQVNNTALGRVASGPETFTVFNGETGQPVNTVNYFAQYNITPNWGDNNNNRSDRFNGAVAYMPKNGVNGAEPYPTVIEVRGHYGPHFVAAYQFIDSEIVKVWTFKLADWNAGSNQGNHNLKVADVDFDGYSEVVLGAITLDHDGTILWSSNGINGTVVAGHGDALHVGAMIPGSNEIYVFQPHEAGPPNNVTLVRGSTGEPVWTYSANLGDVGRGVAANITPLPGFEVWAIETPMYNIVSGEVITTEVGGIGSANKAPVNFILYWDGDLLSEFFDGPDNLTTTGGPSITKFNYDVATGESELATLQTLTGTYSNNGTKANPSLIADIFGDWRDEILVRTSDNNSLRIYTTDIPTDNVIYTLMHDPQYRLAANSQNAMYNQPEHLSFYLGEDIRDEVQALQLPVPNIYYTDASTENATLSAATATFYRNASNDIMVTVTLNGNTLTGIKKGDTALADNDYSLAAATSDGKQVVTIKRSYLATLSNGDVLAFVFSAGEPVELKINVTTQQTNDPTTNPVTPTDPDSATQTPTPEKPVLNSAIASAEWTKANVQRTLQANPSVNFPDVPEKHWAAKAIQYASQIGIVEGVPNGQFKGSDSVTRAEFVAMIVRTLGIDTTGEDGSFSDTDGHWADVLIRALHRAGIVYGTGNGTFNPDQEISRAEMAAILARVLNMSTANGASKFSDLSGHWAADHIDQLSRAGILNGVGAGKFAPNDTATRDQSVAIIMRMLNIVLDLGLDL; encoded by the coding sequence ATGAAAAGAAGGCTTAAGAAGTACATGTCTGTACTGCTCACCGTTTCCATGGTATTTATGCTTATGCCCTCGGTGGTTTTGGGGGCGGAAGAAGCCGGCAGTACCACGCCTATCGCTTTGACACAAGTAGGCGATGTATTGGATTTTGAGGATGGCGATTTAGCGGGGATAGTAACCGACGCTCCTGGAACCACTGGTCCTGGATCAGTTACGGTAGCGAATTTTGAATCGAAAGCACTTCGCGTTCAACCTCCATCCAGCGGTGGAGCAAGTTATTGGTGGACCCTTCCCCTTGATAGCGGAGAATATGACCTTACCGGCAAAGATCAGGTTGAAGTAACCTTTGACTGGTGGGTTGATATTACCAGACCTAGCGCAAACTCGCTTGATGTCCGCCTTAACAACGGTGCGGACCAAGTCGTAACGCTTCGAACTGCAGGAGGCGGAACGAATGCAAACTCACCGGCGACCATCTCGTATTACACAGGAAATATGGCCGCCAGCAACGTTCCGGCAACAGGAACCGCCACTACTGCGCTGACAGGTGTGCCGCGCTTGACCAAGCTTTCGGTTATCATTAACGTTGATCTTCTGGCACAGGAGGCGTTAATCAGCGTTACCGACGGCGGTTCAAGGGCATACACCACGCCACAGCCAATAGCAATAGACTCCGGTAAGCTGACCAGCCTGAGTATAGGCGCAAGCCGGGCAAACGGACAGAACTGGGCCAGGTTTAACGCGGTTGCGGGTGTTGATTGGGATGAAGACACCTATGGCATGCGCGTTGATAATATCCAATTCAAGGCTGCTTCGTCCGGCGATGTTAAACCGATTATAAACCCAAGTGAAATAACGCTATCCCCAACTTCCGCTAATTTAGAATATGGAGAAGGTTCGCTTGCGGATAAGCATTCAGCGACATTCAGCGCGGTTGTATTGCCAGTTAATGCAAGCGACAGGACGTTCACCTGGTCAATCAGCGACGAGAGCATTGCTACTATAGCTGTAAACGAAGATAGCAGCGTGACGGTTACCGGGGTTGGTGCAGGCGTGGCCACTCTTACGGCTGTGTCCAATATGGATGGTTCCATTACGGGCAGCGTGTCGATCAATGTGCAATATATTCCGCCGATTACTGAACCAACTCCGGACTTTTCCGCCCTATTAGCGGAAGGGTACACGCAGGAGTTCGGGAGCAATTTTGACGGTGATGATGCAACCCCGCTATGGATATTCGCTGGCGGGAGCTACCATACGCTTGCCAGGGAAGACGCTCCTCAAGTCAATAATTATTTCAGATTTGACGCATCCGGTTCAGGCAACCGCGGCGGTAAGGGAGATCTGCCACAGGCTGTTTTCGGCAGTAAGGTATATGCTAATTTTGACTGGAAGGTTCCAGCAGTTACCACCGCGCAAAATACGTTTAACTTAAGCTTCCAGGATGGAGCGAGTGTTCTGCTTAGTTTAAGAACAGGCACCTATAACGGCGCAAGGACAATAGGCGCGTTTGCAGGGGCTTTACCAGGTCCGACCGGCACTGATCCTGCTTATTTTTGGAGCAATGACCGTTACCATGCGTTTACATATAACGAGGTTAATATATGGTATACGGTAGGTGTAGAGTTTGATTTTGATACGATGATCGCTACGGTTTCCCTTGTTCCGAGGGATGATGCCGAGGCGGAGCCTTCCGTGCTGACGATTCCTTTTGAGGGAATCCAAATAAGCTCGTTCGTTCTCACTGGCGAACGCGCGGCAGGCAATAACGTCAACGTTGTAGATAATGGCGTTGATAACTTTTACTTCTTTACAAAGCCGCTTTCACCGGACACGATATCAGAAGTGCTACCCTATGACTTCTTGTCGGAGCGCCCCGCAACAGCGGACAACAATACATGGCAGAGCTGGTTTAAGACTGTCTACATCGGGCAATTGACTGACGAGGCAGGGCTTAACCTGCCGGCAACCGTTAACGTTAAAGTGGCGGGCGGCACTACTGAATCGGTAGGCGTAACCTGGGAATTAACAGAAGTCCCATGGTCTACAACAGCCGCGGAGTTGGTGTATGACCCGAATAAGCAGGGCGTATTCTCCTATGTCGGAACGCTTACGAGTGTTCCTGACGTAGCGGTCAACAGAATGGGAGTAAAGGCGAAGCTTTACATCGAGAACCGACATGGAGACAAAATTACTTCCAAGCCGTTCTCAATGGAGTGGTTGGACAGAGGAGTAGTAGCCGTTCCGGAAAATAGCGGACAAGGCATACTTGTAACGTGGCGATTGCTCGCTTCGGAATATAACAAGGGTTTAACATTTAACGTGTACAGAAACGGCGATAGGGTCAATACGTCACCGGTTGCTACGCTAGATTATGTTGACGCAGACGGTAATACCGGAGATATTTACGTGGTAGAGACTGTAAGTACCGGCGAAACAAGCAAACCTGCAACTGCATGGGCCAATAATTATATTGACATTCCCATGCAGAGACCGGCGGATCGTCCAAACCCGGCGCTTGCTTACGGCGCGACATCCAATGCGGATCCGATTACCTACACAGCTAACGACACCTCCGTGGCGGATGTTAACGGTGATGGACAGTATGAAATTCTTGTGAAATGGTATCCGTCTCAGGCGCAAGACCCGGGTCTTGCTAACAGACATACTGGCGAGACGATATTCGACGCCTATACCCTTGAAGGTAAGCTGTTGTGGCGAATCAATCTGGGTATCAATATCGTATCCAGCGCGCATCACAGTGCGTTCAACTTCTATGATCTGGATCAGGATGGAAAAGCAGAGTTCTCGATTAAGACAGCCGACGGAACTAGGGGTTATCTTCCTAAAGCGGATGGTACAATCGATGACCTAACAGACACTCCGGCTTGGGTATTGGGCGACCCTGAAGCGGTATGGGTAGGCGGCCTTCAAAACCCGGCAAATGATAACCAGGTCAACAATACGGCGCTTGGCAGAGTTGCGTCCGGCCCGGAAACATTTACAGTATTTAACGGAGAAACAGGACAGCCGGTTAATACGGTCAATTATTTTGCGCAGTACAACATAACCCCCAACTGGGGCGACAACAACAATAACCGCAGCGACCGCTTTAATGGCGCGGTAGCCTATATGCCGAAGAATGGCGTGAATGGCGCAGAGCCTTATCCTACGGTTATTGAGGTACGTGGTCACTACGGCCCGCATTTTGTAGCTGCCTATCAGTTTATAGACAGTGAAATTGTGAAAGTTTGGACGTTTAAGCTAGCGGATTGGAACGCCGGTAGTAATCAGGGCAATCATAATTTGAAGGTTGCCGATGTGGATTTTGACGGTTACAGCGAGGTTGTGCTTGGTGCCATCACTTTAGACCATGACGGAACGATCTTGTGGAGCTCCAATGGAATCAATGGTACAGTAGTTGCGGGCCACGGCGATGCGCTGCACGTAGGTGCCATGATTCCTGGCAGTAACGAAATCTATGTTTTCCAGCCACATGAAGCTGGACCTCCGAACAATGTAACCTTGGTTCGCGGTTCCACAGGAGAGCCTGTATGGACGTATTCGGCAAACCTAGGCGATGTTGGGCGCGGCGTTGCGGCCAATATAACTCCTTTGCCGGGCTTCGAGGTTTGGGCAATTGAGACGCCTATGTACAACATAGTGAGCGGCGAGGTTATTACAACCGAAGTCGGAGGCATTGGCTCAGCTAACAAGGCTCCTGTTAACTTCATCCTGTATTGGGACGGAGACCTGCTTAGCGAGTTCTTCGACGGGCCGGATAATCTGACCACAACAGGTGGGCCATCCATCACAAAGTTTAATTATGATGTGGCAACTGGGGAAAGCGAGCTTGCAACGCTTCAGACTTTGACCGGAACCTATTCCAACAACGGAACCAAAGCAAATCCAAGTCTTATCGCCGATATCTTCGGAGACTGGCGTGATGAGATTCTTGTTCGTACTAGCGACAATAATTCTTTAAGAATCTACACTACGGATATTCCGACGGACAATGTGATTTACACCCTAATGCATGATCCGCAGTATCGTTTGGCGGCGAACTCGCAGAACGCTATGTACAACCAGCCGGAGCACTTGAGCTTCTATCTGGGCGAAGACATACGTGATGAAGTTCAGGCTCTGCAGCTTCCTGTGCCGAACATCTACTATACTGATGCGTCAACGGAGAATGCTACGCTCTCGGCAGCAACGGCAACGTTCTATAGGAATGCTAGTAATGACATCATGGTGACGGTGACATTAAACGGCAACACGCTCACGGGAATCAAGAAGGGCGATACTGCTCTTGCTGACAACGACTACAGCCTTGCTGCTGCAACTTCGGATGGCAAGCAAGTGGTTACGATTAAAAGGAGCTACTTGGCAACGCTATCGAATGGTGACGTCCTAGCCTTCGTGTTCAGCGCAGGTGAGCCTGTGGAACTGAAGATCAATGTGACGACGCAGCAGACGAATGATCCAACAACGAATCCGGTAACCCCGACGGATCCTGACTCCGCAACGCAGACGCCAACTCCGGAGAAGCCTGTACTGAACAGTGCGATCGCGAGCGCAGAGTGGACAAAGGCTAATGTACAGCGAACGCTGCAAGCGAATCCGTCGGTTAACTTCCCCGACGTACCAGAGAAGCATTGGGCTGCTAAAGCAATCCAATATGCATCGCAGATTGGTATTGTCGAAGGCGTTCCTAACGGTCAGTTCAAAGGTTCGGATAGTGTAACACGAGCTGAATTCGTTGCGATGATCGTTCGTACTTTAGGTATTGATACGACAGGAGAGGACGGTTCCTTCTCTGACACGGATGGACACTGGGCAGATGTCCTTATCAGAGCATTGCATCGTGCAGGTATCGTGTATGGTACAGGCAATGGCACGTTCAATCCTGACCAAGAGATCTCTCGCGCCGAGATGGCTGCAATCTTAGCTCGTGTGCTGAATATGAGCACGGCTAACGGAGCATCGAAGTTCTCCGATCTCAGCGGTCATTGGGCTGCAGACCATATCGATCAGCTTAGCCGAGCAGGCATCTTGAACGGTGTCGGCGCCGGTAAGTTTGCACCAAACGATACCGCTACCCGCGATCAGTCGGTGGCGATCATCATGCGGATGCTGAACATTGTACTCGATCTTGGTCTGGATCTGTAA
- a CDS encoding AAA domain-containing protein yields the protein MNKRKDILNAWITIEQLSEGSINRKDKSLKLLHTMEEDWNKFFTDFLTKQKEQQNVSDKFFKKSGLVLYFDIFNFQEVVDILREKYKIAKTYEEVSNSDKFTFSIYFDNQLNFIADQLFFTMSGYIRQHGDLPENFSKVENSFREDLSSKFDEGFNTTISELLQKYNVSTDNFRYAFVKNFDNREVNLHSFFIEDLNKAQIITNKNLDRYFNGFSGYTQNLNGNKKSIHFNSQIFETIILQPKYYPLGRFPSDPGFALSFMQQVAVNLALNDENEIRSVNGPPGTGKTTLLKDIFADLVVQQAAEIMQLSDKRIQGSLVYWKDAKLGVLPPSISDKNIVVASSNNGAVQNIVQELPKKENVADDFQKQLDEADYFKDVSNSELTGEGYGKNREIKSELLNEENWGVFSLEGGASTNINKLLLNIEAIEKDLEVNYQANTGESVYQEFSRLYDELNIEREKMQEYSEKMYLLQKLKTEQKEQIIAFEQEEKKKRTGLISQEEEAKRELERLRQECINLQKDLLNSSTETENLINVQAQAERNYDVVTSQKPSLMWFQKLFNKPKVEQYFKNLNKSNDHLNYLSKQKTELLNNRMQLENGIRENATESEYAQKQIQDTKADFDRWMTNQQNNFKKLEQEISLLEKRKSQSGIKELDFSLSYAELQKSNPWFTMQFRKLQSELFISALKVRKQFLYENRRSLKAARIIWSSQSEYMGKENGHQLISESWQWLNFTIPVVSTTFASFGRMFKNLNENSIGNLFIDEAGQALPQASVGAIFRSKKVMVVGDPSQIKPVMTLDSNVLTLIGRHYKVDEKFVSANVSTQTIVDATSQYGFQKNEDEWIGIPLWVHRRSDYPMFTISNKISYDGLMVQGKSEAESQGKSQWYDSTGKANDKFVKEQADLLKSMIDKRLQEDPNLADEIYVITPFRNVAYKLALVLDGINFTKRENGKTTNIGTVHTFQGKEAKIVYFVLGADSDSSGAARWAVSDPNMMNVAATRAKEEFYVIGDKKLYASLGSEVANKTISIIDDYNNDEVWNDA from the coding sequence ATGAATAAAAGGAAAGATATTTTAAATGCTTGGATTACGATAGAACAACTATCCGAAGGTTCTATTAATAGAAAAGATAAATCGCTAAAGCTCTTACATACAATGGAAGAGGACTGGAATAAGTTTTTTACAGACTTTTTAACTAAACAAAAAGAACAACAAAATGTATCAGATAAATTCTTTAAAAAGTCGGGCTTAGTATTATATTTTGATATTTTCAATTTTCAAGAAGTTGTTGATATATTGAGGGAGAAGTACAAGATTGCGAAAACCTACGAAGAAGTTAGTAACTCTGACAAATTCACCTTCTCTATATATTTTGATAACCAATTAAATTTTATAGCAGACCAATTGTTTTTTACAATGAGCGGTTATATCCGCCAACATGGTGATTTACCGGAAAATTTTTCAAAAGTTGAAAACTCATTTAGAGAAGATTTGAGCAGTAAATTTGATGAGGGATTTAATACCACCATTTCTGAGCTTTTACAAAAGTATAATGTTTCCACAGATAATTTTCGCTATGCATTTGTGAAAAACTTTGATAATAGAGAAGTAAACTTACATTCGTTTTTTATTGAAGATCTGAACAAAGCACAGATAATCACTAATAAAAATTTAGATCGATATTTTAATGGATTTTCGGGATATACACAAAATCTAAATGGCAATAAAAAGTCAATTCATTTTAATTCACAAATTTTCGAGACAATCATTTTACAACCTAAATATTATCCGTTGGGACGTTTCCCAAGTGATCCTGGTTTTGCACTTTCATTCATGCAACAGGTTGCGGTGAATCTAGCTTTAAACGATGAAAATGAAATTCGTAGTGTTAACGGTCCGCCAGGGACAGGGAAAACAACACTGTTAAAAGATATTTTTGCTGATTTAGTAGTACAACAGGCAGCGGAAATTATGCAGCTTTCTGATAAAAGGATTCAAGGTAGTCTAGTTTATTGGAAAGATGCCAAACTTGGGGTTTTACCGCCTTCCATTTCAGATAAAAATATTGTTGTTGCAAGTTCAAACAATGGGGCAGTCCAAAATATTGTTCAGGAGTTACCAAAGAAAGAAAATGTTGCTGACGATTTTCAAAAGCAATTAGATGAAGCGGATTATTTCAAAGATGTTTCTAATTCTGAATTAACTGGTGAAGGCTATGGAAAGAATCGTGAGATTAAAAGTGAGCTTTTAAATGAGGAAAATTGGGGTGTATTCTCGTTAGAAGGTGGAGCTTCAACAAATATTAACAAGTTACTTTTAAACATTGAAGCAATTGAAAAAGATTTAGAAGTTAATTATCAAGCGAATACAGGTGAAAGTGTATATCAAGAATTCTCCCGTCTCTATGATGAATTAAACATCGAAAGAGAAAAAATGCAAGAATATAGCGAAAAAATGTATTTGCTTCAAAAATTAAAAACCGAGCAAAAGGAGCAAATTATTGCTTTTGAACAAGAAGAAAAAAAGAAACGAACAGGTTTAATTTCACAGGAAGAAGAAGCGAAACGTGAACTTGAAAGACTGAGACAAGAATGTATAAATCTCCAAAAAGATTTATTGAATTCTTCCACTGAAACTGAAAATTTAATTAATGTACAAGCTCAAGCTGAAAGGAATTATGATGTAGTTACTTCACAAAAGCCAAGTTTAATGTGGTTTCAGAAATTATTTAATAAACCAAAAGTTGAGCAGTATTTTAAAAATCTGAATAAATCAAATGATCATTTAAATTATCTATCTAAACAAAAAACTGAATTGTTGAATAACCGCATGCAACTCGAAAATGGGATAAGGGAAAATGCTACGGAAAGTGAGTATGCTCAAAAACAAATTCAGGACACAAAAGCTGACTTCGATCGATGGATGACCAATCAACAAAATAATTTTAAAAAATTGGAACAAGAAATTTCGTTATTGGAAAAAAGAAAATCTCAAAGTGGCATTAAGGAACTAGATTTTTCACTGTCATATGCTGAGCTTCAAAAGTCTAACCCATGGTTTACAATGCAATTCCGTAAATTACAATCAGAGTTGTTTATTTCAGCTTTAAAAGTTAGAAAGCAATTCCTGTATGAAAACAGAAGGAGTTTGAAAGCCGCGAGGATTATTTGGAGTAGTCAGTCTGAATACATGGGAAAAGAGAATGGACATCAGTTAATTTCAGAATCATGGCAATGGTTGAATTTCACTATCCCTGTTGTCAGCACTACTTTTGCTAGTTTTGGTAGAATGTTTAAAAATCTTAATGAAAACTCAATAGGCAATCTATTCATAGACGAGGCTGGTCAAGCACTACCACAAGCTAGTGTTGGTGCGATCTTTAGAAGCAAAAAGGTTATGGTTGTTGGGGATCCATCACAAATAAAACCAGTAATGACGCTAGATTCAAATGTTCTGACCTTGATCGGAAGACATTACAAAGTCGATGAAAAATTCGTCTCTGCTAATGTGTCTACTCAAACAATTGTGGATGCCACAAGTCAGTATGGTTTCCAAAAAAATGAGGATGAATGGATTGGTATACCACTTTGGGTACACAGACGTTCGGACTATCCGATGTTTACGATTTCAAATAAAATATCGTATGACGGGTTGATGGTACAAGGGAAATCAGAAGCTGAGTCACAAGGGAAATCACAGTGGTATGATTCAACCGGAAAAGCAAATGACAAATTTGTTAAAGAACAAGCTGACTTACTGAAAAGTATGATTGATAAACGTTTGCAAGAAGATCCGAATTTGGCGGATGAAATTTATGTTATCACCCCATTTAGAAATGTGGCTTATAAACTTGCACTAGTTTTAGATGGAATTAACTTCACGAAACGAGAAAATGGGAAAACAACGAATATTGGAACTGTTCATACTTTTCAAGGGAAAGAAGCCAAAATTGTCTACTTTGTTCTTGGAGCTGACTCTGATAGCAGTGGGGCGGCAAGATGGGCTGTCTCTGATCCAAATATGATGAATGTTGCAGCTACACGGGCTAAAGAAGAATTTTATGTTATTGGCGATAAGAAATTGTATGCTTCACTCGGTAGTGAAGTGGCAAATAAAACGATTTCAATTATTGATGACTATAACAATGATGAGGTCTGGAATGATGCTTAG
- a CDS encoding response regulator transcription factor codes for MDTHKIMIVDDDPHICEIVQVYCEREGFISSYSHSGTEAMKLLASFEPDLIVLDVLLANENGIDWCRKARSYTNAPIVFLSSREEDEVKISALSYGGDDYVTKPFSPGVLMAKIKAHLRRVSSGRREQLLELPGLTLDFYAQSVNMGNETIFLSKKEFSLLSYMAQNVNRVVSVDALFQLVWGTESLEDTRTVAVHISNLRKKIEADPANPERIITIRGAGYMLVARGALQART; via the coding sequence GTGGATACTCACAAAATAATGATCGTCGATGATGATCCCCATATATGCGAGATTGTTCAGGTGTATTGCGAGAGGGAGGGTTTCATATCCTCCTACAGTCATAGCGGGACAGAAGCCATGAAGCTGCTTGCGTCTTTCGAGCCGGATTTGATTGTACTGGATGTACTGCTGGCTAATGAAAACGGTATTGATTGGTGCAGGAAAGCTCGCAGCTATACGAATGCACCGATCGTGTTTCTGAGCAGCCGTGAGGAAGACGAGGTGAAAATCAGCGCGTTATCCTATGGCGGCGACGATTATGTGACCAAGCCGTTCAGTCCGGGAGTGCTCATGGCCAAGATCAAGGCTCATCTTCGCAGAGTGTCGAGCGGCAGAAGGGAACAACTGCTGGAGTTACCGGGTTTGACGCTGGATTTCTACGCACAGTCCGTCAACATGGGTAATGAAACCATCTTTTTATCGAAAAAAGAGTTCAGTCTACTCTCCTATATGGCACAAAACGTTAATCGTGTCGTCAGTGTCGATGCATTGTTTCAGCTCGTCTGGGGAACGGAGAGTCTGGAGGATACGAGAACGGTCGCTGTACACATCAGTAATTTACGCAAAAAAATCGAGGCCGACCCTGCCAATCCTGAGCGAATTATTACGATTCGGGGGGCCGGATATATGCTGGTTGCCAGAGGTGCGTTGCAAGCTCGAACTTAA